In one window of Bos taurus isolate L1 Dominette 01449 registration number 42190680 breed Hereford chromosome 15, ARS-UCD2.0, whole genome shotgun sequence DNA:
- the OR4A2 gene encoding olfactory receptor family 4 subfamily A member 2 isoform X1, translated as MEQRRNVTEFVLLGLTQSVQGQKILFVVFLLIYIVTMVGNLLIVLTVVFSPSLDVPMYFFLGYLSFMDAVYSTTVTPNMIIDLLYVKKTISFQACMTQLFIGHLFGGAEILLLVVMAYDRYVAICKPLHYLTIMNQRVCVMLLLLAWVGGFLHAVVQLLFVYNLPFCGPNVIDHFICDMYPLLKLACTDTYIIGLTVVANDGAICVIIFMLLLISYGIILHSLKNLSQEGRRKALSTCGSHITVVILFFVPCIFMYVRPPSTLPTDKSLTVFYTIITPMLNPLIYTLRNAEMKNAMKKLWTNNLNSEEK; from the exons ATGGAACAAAGGAGAAATGTAACTGAGTTTGTCCTCTTGGGACTCACTCAGAGTGTCCAGGGTCAGAAAATATTGTTTGTGGTGTTCTTGCTCATCTACATTGTGACGATGGTGGGCAACCTACTCATTGTCCTGACTGTGGTGTTCAGTCCAAGCCTGGATGTCCCTATGTACTTCTTTCTTGGCTACTTATCATTTATGGATGCTGTGTATTCTACTACAGTCACGCCAAATATGATCATAGATTTACTTTATGTAAAGAAAACCATTTCCTTCCAAGCTTGCATGACCCAGCTTTTTATAGGACACTTATTTGGTGGTGCTGAGATTTTGCTCCTGGTggtcatggcctatgaccgctatgtggccatctgcaaacccTTGCATTATTTGACCATCATGAATCAGCGAGTATGTGTTATGCTTCTTCTCCTGGCCTGGGTTGGTGGGTTTTTACATGCTGTAGTTCAACTTCTCTTTGTTTACAACCTTCCTTTCTGTGGCCCCAATGTCATTGACCACTTCATCTGTGATATGTATCCCTTGTTGAAACTTGCTTGCACTGACACCTACATTATTGGCCTCACAGTGGTTGCCAATGATGGGGCGATCTGTGTGATCATCTTCATGCTCTTACTCATCTCCTATGGGATCATCCTGCACTCCCTGAAGAATCTTAGTCAGGAAGGGAGGCGCAAAGCCTTGTCCACCTGTGGTTCCCACATTACCGTGGTGATCCTCTTTTTTGTGCcctgtatttttatgtatgtgagACCTCCTTCCACCTTACCAACTGATAAATCCTTGACTGTGTTTTACACAATTATCACTCCTATGCTGAACCCTCTAATCTATACTCTGAGAAATGCTGAGATGAAAAATGCCATGAAAAAGCTCTGgactaata ATCTTAACAGTGAAGAAAAGTGA
- the OR4A2 gene encoding olfactory receptor family 4 subfamily A member 2: MEQRRNVTEFVLLGLTQSVQGQKILFVVFLLIYIVTMVGNLLIVLTVVFSPSLDVPMYFFLGYLSFMDAVYSTTVTPNMIIDLLYVKKTISFQACMTQLFIGHLFGGAEILLLVVMAYDRYVAICKPLHYLTIMNQRVCVMLLLLAWVGGFLHAVVQLLFVYNLPFCGPNVIDHFICDMYPLLKLACTDTYIIGLTVVANDGAICVIIFMLLLISYGIILHSLKNLSQEGRRKALSTCGSHITVVILFFVPCIFMYVRPPSTLPTDKSLTVFYTIITPMLNPLIYTLRNAEMKNAMKKLWTNKRK, from the coding sequence ATGGAACAAAGGAGAAATGTAACTGAGTTTGTCCTCTTGGGACTCACTCAGAGTGTCCAGGGTCAGAAAATATTGTTTGTGGTGTTCTTGCTCATCTACATTGTGACGATGGTGGGCAACCTACTCATTGTCCTGACTGTGGTGTTCAGTCCAAGCCTGGATGTCCCTATGTACTTCTTTCTTGGCTACTTATCATTTATGGATGCTGTGTATTCTACTACAGTCACGCCAAATATGATCATAGATTTACTTTATGTAAAGAAAACCATTTCCTTCCAAGCTTGCATGACCCAGCTTTTTATAGGACACTTATTTGGTGGTGCTGAGATTTTGCTCCTGGTggtcatggcctatgaccgctatgtggccatctgcaaacccTTGCATTATTTGACCATCATGAATCAGCGAGTATGTGTTATGCTTCTTCTCCTGGCCTGGGTTGGTGGGTTTTTACATGCTGTAGTTCAACTTCTCTTTGTTTACAACCTTCCTTTCTGTGGCCCCAATGTCATTGACCACTTCATCTGTGATATGTATCCCTTGTTGAAACTTGCTTGCACTGACACCTACATTATTGGCCTCACAGTGGTTGCCAATGATGGGGCGATCTGTGTGATCATCTTCATGCTCTTACTCATCTCCTATGGGATCATCCTGCACTCCCTGAAGAATCTTAGTCAGGAAGGGAGGCGCAAAGCCTTGTCCACCTGTGGTTCCCACATTACCGTGGTGATCCTCTTTTTTGTGCcctgtatttttatgtatgtgagACCTCCTTCCACCTTACCAACTGATAAATCCTTGACTGTGTTTTACACAATTATCACTCCTATGCTGAACCCTCTAATCTATACTCTGAGAAATGCTGAGATGAAAAATGCCATGAAAAAGCTCTGgactaataaaagaaaatga